In one Verrucomicrobiia bacterium genomic region, the following are encoded:
- the tssC gene encoding type VI secretion system contractile sheath large subunit encodes MAEPTAQSAAPAPSAAPAEFNEFESLLLKEFKPKTDERKTAVQTAVRTLAEQALGATALISDDVVKSIEAMIAEIDKKLSEQINKILHHEDFRRLEGTWRGLYHLVSNTETDEMLKIRVLNVSKKDVSSTIKKFKGTAWDQSPLFKKLYEEEFGTPGGQPYGCLIGDYYFDHTAPDVEMLGGLAQIASAAHAPFIAASAPTLMGMESWQELSNPRDLTKIFQTAEYAAWRSLRDSEDARYLGLTMPRFLSRIPYGSKTNPVEEFAFEEDTEGADHNKYVWSNSAYAMGTNITRSFKLWGWCARIRGAESGGMVEGLPVHTFPTDDGGVDMKCPTEIAITDRREAELAKNGLMPLSHWKNSDYAVFVGAQSLQKPAQYDDEDATANANLAARLPYLFATCRFAHYLKCMVRDKIGGFKERGDMERWLNDWIKLYCVDSATASESDKARRPLADAEVKVEEVPGNPGYYTSKFFLRPHYQLEGLTVSLRLVSKLPSAKGGK; translated from the coding sequence ATGGCTGAACCTACTGCGCAATCGGCGGCCCCGGCCCCATCAGCGGCCCCGGCCGAGTTCAATGAATTCGAGTCACTCCTGTTAAAGGAGTTCAAGCCCAAAACCGACGAAAGGAAAACCGCCGTTCAGACGGCCGTGCGGACCCTGGCCGAACAAGCCCTGGGCGCAACGGCGTTGATCTCGGATGACGTGGTCAAATCGATTGAGGCGATGATAGCCGAGATCGACAAAAAACTCTCCGAACAAATCAATAAAATCCTGCACCACGAAGATTTCCGGCGGCTGGAGGGGACCTGGCGCGGCTTGTACCACTTGGTCAGCAACACCGAGACGGACGAGATGCTCAAGATACGGGTGCTGAACGTTTCGAAAAAGGATGTCAGCAGCACCATCAAGAAATTTAAAGGAACCGCTTGGGACCAGAGCCCCCTCTTCAAAAAGCTTTATGAAGAGGAGTTTGGCACTCCGGGCGGCCAGCCCTACGGCTGCCTGATTGGGGATTATTATTTCGACCATACGGCGCCGGATGTGGAAATGCTGGGAGGGCTTGCACAGATTGCCTCGGCAGCGCATGCGCCTTTTATTGCCGCCTCTGCGCCCACCCTGATGGGAATGGAATCCTGGCAGGAATTGAGCAACCCGCGCGATCTGACCAAGATATTCCAAACGGCCGAGTATGCCGCCTGGCGTTCCTTGCGCGACTCAGAGGACGCGCGCTACCTGGGCCTGACCATGCCGCGGTTTTTGTCGCGCATCCCCTATGGCTCCAAAACCAATCCGGTCGAGGAATTCGCCTTCGAGGAAGACACCGAGGGAGCCGACCACAACAAATACGTGTGGTCCAATTCGGCTTACGCGATGGGCACAAACATCACCCGTTCATTTAAGCTCTGGGGTTGGTGCGCCCGGATTCGCGGCGCCGAAAGCGGCGGGATGGTCGAGGGCTTGCCGGTGCACACCTTTCCTACGGATGACGGCGGAGTGGACATGAAGTGCCCCACCGAAATCGCCATCACCGATCGACGGGAAGCGGAACTGGCCAAAAACGGGCTGATGCCGCTCTCGCACTGGAAGAACAGCGATTACGCGGTGTTCGTTGGGGCGCAATCGCTGCAAAAGCCGGCGCAGTACGATGATGAAGATGCCACGGCCAATGCGAATCTGGCCGCCCGCCTGCCCTACCTGTTCGCCACCTGCCGTTTCGCCCACTATCTCAAATGCATGGTGCGCGATAAGATCGGCGGGTTTAAAGAACGCGGGGATATGGAGCGGTGGTTGAATGACTGGATCAAGCTGTATTGCGTCGATAGCGCCACGGCGTCGGAATCGGATAAGGCGCGCCGGCCATTGGCGGATGCGGAAGTGAAGGTGGAGGAAGTGCCGGGGAATCCTGGCTATTACACGTCCAAGTTCTTCCTGCGTCCTCATTATCAACTCGAGGGCCTTACGGTCTCGCTTCGCCTGGTCTCGAAACTTCCTTCGGCGAAGGGCGGCAAATAA
- the tssB gene encoding type VI secretion system contractile sheath small subunit, translated as MAKSSSQKFIARNRAPRVQIEYDVEVYGAQKKVELPFVMGVMADLSGKPAEALAPVADRKFLEIDVDNFDERMKACKPRVAFQVPNTLTGEGNLNVELTFQSMEDFSPAAIARKVDSLNKLLTARTELSNLLTYMDGKSGAEELINKLLNDPAMLKSLAATPKAEAPATQS; from the coding sequence ATGGCCAAATCCAGCAGTCAAAAATTCATCGCCCGCAACCGGGCGCCGCGGGTGCAAATCGAATACGATGTGGAAGTCTATGGGGCGCAGAAGAAGGTGGAACTTCCGTTCGTGATGGGGGTGATGGCCGATCTGTCGGGCAAACCGGCTGAAGCGCTGGCGCCAGTGGCGGATCGAAAGTTTCTGGAAATTGACGTTGATAATTTTGACGAGCGGATGAAGGCGTGCAAGCCGCGCGTGGCGTTTCAGGTGCCCAACACCCTCACCGGGGAAGGCAACCTGAACGTCGAATTAACATTCCAGAGCATGGAGGATTTTTCGCCGGCGGCCATCGCCCGCAAAGTCGATTCGCTCAACAAATTACTCACCGCCCGGACCGAGCTGTCGAATTTATTGACCTACATGGACGGCAAGAGCGGGGCTGAGGAACTGATAAACAAACTCCTCAACGACCCGGCCATGCTCAAATCTCTGGCGGCGACACCCAAAGCGGAAGCCCCCGCAACTCAATCTTAA
- the tssA gene encoding type VI secretion system protein TssA, translating to MVSAEELLKPISAEKTCGEDLSYEPAFQELEVLMRGKAETQFSPAEAPDWKALQERCLELWPRSKDLRLATALSLASLKTGGLPAFREGLALIKGLIEQYWDGVYPLLDPSDNNDPTQRVNIIAALASPVGTFGDPMRLLERLREAPLANSAQMGRFGLADILRSETGEAGPDGKAAASPAQIEAAFRDSNPEELQAVYQAAADSASLAAAIDEFLTKTLGSDKAPDLTALPAELKEIQKRMAPYVAGATAPAPEEGNGEAATGGTGAARQAISGDIQSRQDVVRVIGKICEYYARQEPSSPVPYVLKRAQRLAAMDFMQIIDDLSPESVKEIQRITGEKPADGG from the coding sequence ATGGTAAGCGCAGAAGAATTGCTTAAGCCGATCTCGGCCGAAAAGACGTGCGGAGAGGACCTCTCTTATGAGCCGGCCTTTCAGGAGCTGGAAGTCCTCATGCGTGGCAAAGCTGAGACGCAGTTTTCGCCGGCTGAGGCCCCTGATTGGAAAGCCCTTCAGGAACGCTGTCTGGAGCTGTGGCCTCGCTCGAAGGATTTGCGGCTTGCCACGGCGCTTTCTTTGGCATCACTCAAGACCGGTGGGCTGCCTGCATTTCGCGAGGGCCTGGCGCTGATCAAGGGGCTAATCGAGCAATATTGGGACGGGGTCTATCCCTTGCTGGACCCTTCGGATAACAATGATCCGACTCAGCGCGTCAATATCATTGCCGCTCTAGCCAGCCCGGTAGGGACCTTTGGCGATCCGATGCGCCTGCTCGAACGCTTGCGCGAGGCGCCTTTGGCTAATTCGGCGCAAATGGGGCGTTTTGGGCTGGCGGATATCCTGCGCAGCGAGACCGGTGAAGCCGGGCCGGACGGCAAAGCGGCGGCCTCACCCGCGCAAATCGAGGCGGCCTTCCGCGATTCCAATCCCGAGGAGCTGCAGGCAGTCTATCAGGCCGCCGCCGACAGCGCCTCCCTGGCCGCCGCCATTGATGAGTTTCTCACAAAGACCTTAGGGTCTGACAAGGCGCCTGACCTGACAGCCCTGCCGGCGGAGTTAAAAGAGATTCAGAAACGCATGGCCCCTTATGTGGCGGGCGCGACGGCCCCTGCGCCGGAGGAAGGCAACGGAGAGGCGGCAACCGGCGGCACAGGCGCCGCCCGGCAGGCCATCTCCGGGGACATCCAATCGCGCCAGGATGTGGTTCGGGTGATAGGCAAGATTTGCGAGTACTACGCGCGCCAGGAGCCCTCCAGCCCGGTGCCCTACGTCCTCAAACGCGCGCAGCGACTGGCTGCAATGGATTTCATGCAGATCATCGACGACCTGTCACCGGAATCGGTGAAGGAGATTCAGAGAATTACAGGCGAAAAGCCCGCCGACGGCGGGTGA
- a CDS encoding ThuA domain-containing protein, whose product MNPIRVTLWNEFIHERTNAGVGRIYPEGIHGALASALRIHPELEIRTATLREPEHGLGEEVLAHTDVLAWWGHAAHDEVSDAVAAQVQQRVIEGMGLIVLHSGHRCKPFRCLMGTSCHLCWREAGERERVWVVNPGHPITRGIDRFIELENSEAYGEPFGIPAPDEQVFISWFEGGEVFRGGNCWVRGSGRIFYFSPGHEAYPIYHQPLIQRVIYNAIHWAQPQGIKAEVPCHVPVEAAREKILPRGLRLHDPAGALG is encoded by the coding sequence ATGAATCCCATTCGAGTCACTCTTTGGAACGAATTCATCCACGAACGCACCAACGCCGGGGTGGGCCGGATTTATCCTGAGGGCATTCACGGGGCATTGGCTTCGGCTTTGAGGATTCATCCGGAATTGGAGATTCGCACGGCGACCTTGCGCGAGCCGGAGCATGGATTGGGCGAAGAGGTGCTGGCGCACACGGATGTGTTGGCGTGGTGGGGTCATGCGGCGCATGATGAAGTGAGTGATGCGGTGGCGGCGCAGGTCCAGCAACGCGTGATTGAAGGGATGGGCCTTATCGTGCTGCATTCGGGGCATCGTTGCAAACCGTTCCGCTGCTTGATGGGCACGAGCTGCCATTTGTGCTGGCGCGAGGCTGGAGAACGCGAGCGGGTTTGGGTCGTCAATCCCGGCCATCCCATTACCCGGGGAATTGACCGGTTCATCGAATTGGAGAATTCCGAGGCTTATGGCGAACCATTCGGGATTCCGGCTCCCGATGAACAGGTCTTTATTTCCTGGTTCGAAGGGGGTGAAGTTTTCAGGGGAGGCAATTGCTGGGTTCGAGGGAGCGGGCGCATTTTTTATTTTAGTCCGGGGCACGAGGCCTATCCCATTTATCATCAGCCGCTGATTCAACGGGTCATCTACAACGCCATTCATTGGGCCCAGCCACAAGGCATTAAAGCAGAGGTCCCCTGCCATGTGCCGGTCGAAGCGGCCCGGGAGAAAATCCTACCTCGGGGCTTGCGTCTGCATGATCCTGCAGGAGCGCTGGGGTGA
- a CDS encoding CotH kinase family protein, which produces MLRTRLYLWTFTRVAAWVALGLGLSAWGAGGPPSVLVAPHSLPGADLFTNGAVEQIEIQIAPGDVESLKRDPRQFVRATVSEAGRTYRNVAVHLKGSVGSFRPIDDKPGFTLDFERFAAGEAFHGLRRIHLNNSVEDPSYANEHLGSELFRAAGVPAPRAGYALVRFNGRRLGLYVLKEGFTEDFLSGYFQHVGGELYEPESGHDIDQHLKRNSARAPAGDRHALKALAAAAHVPDLARRWEQLDQTLDAQRFIAFMALEVMISHRDGYCLARNNFRVYHDLDSGRMVFLPHGMDQLFGIADLSWKPSMAGLAARALRETTPGEQLYEQEFKDLFTNLFKPDVLTKRVDELVLGLRPFVQAEEFRNIRTEAGELKARIAQRNHSLQLQLAQPGPRALEFSNGLVRLDAWKKRDEPAGGKMGRTITSDGVGALYIATSSNSMASWRTERVLPRGHYRFEGRARVNNVMPLPFGKHQGAALRVEGRSRDPGGLTGNSNWQPLGTDFEVAVDSQTIVFICELRASSGETWFDSNSLQVSSIEH; this is translated from the coding sequence ATGTTGCGGACTCGGCTATACTTATGGACGTTCACTCGAGTCGCTGCCTGGGTGGCGCTCGGTCTGGGACTTTCGGCCTGGGGAGCCGGCGGCCCGCCCAGCGTCCTTGTCGCTCCGCATTCTTTGCCTGGGGCCGACTTGTTCACCAACGGCGCGGTTGAGCAAATTGAAATCCAAATCGCCCCTGGAGACGTCGAGAGCCTGAAACGCGATCCGCGGCAATTCGTTCGCGCCACGGTTTCTGAAGCGGGTCGCACGTACCGGAATGTTGCCGTTCATTTGAAAGGCTCTGTCGGAAGCTTTCGGCCAATCGATGACAAACCTGGTTTTACTCTCGATTTTGAGAGATTCGCGGCGGGCGAAGCATTCCACGGGCTTCGCCGGATTCATCTGAACAATTCGGTCGAGGACCCCAGTTACGCGAATGAACACTTGGGTAGCGAACTCTTTCGGGCCGCCGGGGTGCCGGCGCCCAGGGCCGGTTACGCGCTGGTGCGGTTCAATGGCCGGCGATTGGGTTTGTATGTGTTGAAGGAGGGATTTACCGAGGACTTTCTCTCTGGATATTTCCAGCACGTCGGAGGCGAGCTTTATGAACCCGAGTCCGGGCACGACATTGACCAACATCTCAAACGCAATTCGGCGCGGGCTCCTGCAGGGGACCGGCACGCCCTCAAAGCCCTTGCCGCCGCCGCCCATGTTCCGGACCTCGCGCGACGATGGGAGCAGCTTGATCAAACGTTGGACGCACAGCGGTTCATTGCGTTCATGGCCCTGGAGGTCATGATCAGCCATCGCGACGGCTATTGCCTGGCTCGTAACAATTTCAGGGTTTACCATGATCTCGATAGCGGCAGGATGGTATTCTTGCCTCACGGGATGGACCAACTCTTCGGCATCGCCGATTTGTCCTGGAAGCCCTCGATGGCCGGGCTGGCGGCCCGGGCCTTGAGAGAAACCACGCCAGGAGAGCAACTTTACGAACAGGAGTTCAAAGACCTGTTCACCAACCTGTTCAAGCCGGATGTCCTGACCAAACGCGTCGATGAGCTGGTCCTGGGCTTGCGCCCTTTTGTGCAGGCTGAGGAGTTCCGCAATATCCGAACAGAAGCCGGCGAGCTAAAAGCGCGAATTGCACAGCGAAACCACAGCCTGCAATTGCAGTTGGCCCAGCCGGGGCCTCGCGCGCTGGAGTTCAGCAATGGCCTCGTCCGCCTCGATGCCTGGAAAAAACGCGACGAGCCGGCCGGCGGCAAAATGGGGAGGACTATTACATCGGATGGCGTCGGGGCGCTATATATCGCGACTTCGTCAAACTCGATGGCCTCATGGAGAACCGAGAGGGTGCTGCCACGAGGACATTATCGATTCGAAGGCAGGGCGCGCGTGAATAACGTGATGCCGCTCCCTTTCGGGAAGCACCAGGGCGCCGCGCTGCGGGTCGAGGGCCGCTCCAGGGACCCGGGAGGTCTAACAGGCAATTCCAACTGGCAGCCGCTCGGGACGGATTTTGAGGTCGCGGTCGATTCGCAGACCATCGTGTTCATTTGTGAACTCCGCGCCAGTTCAGGCGAAACCTGGTTTGATTCCAACAGCTTGCAGGTGAGTTCTATTGAGCACTGA
- a CDS encoding phosphodiester glycosidase family protein has protein sequence MPVASGGDTLANAESRRHEHWLTYTNDVIPDVPWSIHIVRIERPFPEFEFCTTLGNERAFAMATVSEQLKNLLPAEGQPLAAINGDFYDNSKNYQGRPRDLQIRNGEVVSSPAGHTCFWIDPAGNPRMTNVESRFRVIWPQGGSMRLGLNQERSAEGAVLYTSVAGRSTRTSSGTELVLARGDKGPWLPLQAGQLYTARVQSVRHDGDTAFDSQTMALSLGPALAATAPALQPGNFLQISTETVPDLSGVQTAIGGGPALVHHGRVMQWSGIIHVRHPRSAIGWNKNFIFLVEVDGRQTEVSLGMTFPELADYLVKLGCDEAMNFDGGGSATLWALGDVRNSPSEGRERPAANALVVLKKKKPKN, from the coding sequence ATGCCAGTAGCAAGTGGAGGCGACACATTAGCCAACGCTGAATCGCGCCGGCACGAGCACTGGCTCACCTACACAAACGACGTTATCCCGGATGTGCCTTGGTCGATTCATATCGTTAGAATTGAACGTCCATTCCCGGAATTTGAGTTCTGCACCACGCTGGGAAACGAGCGGGCCTTCGCAATGGCGACGGTTTCCGAACAGCTCAAGAATCTGCTTCCCGCAGAGGGGCAGCCTTTGGCGGCAATTAACGGTGACTTCTACGACAACAGCAAAAATTACCAGGGCCGCCCGAGAGACCTGCAAATTCGGAACGGAGAAGTGGTCAGCAGCCCGGCTGGCCACACGTGTTTCTGGATTGATCCGGCGGGCAACCCGCGTATGACCAATGTGGAATCTCGCTTCCGTGTGATCTGGCCTCAAGGCGGCTCGATGCGACTCGGGCTGAACCAGGAGCGCAGCGCGGAGGGCGCGGTGCTCTACACTTCGGTAGCAGGGCGATCGACCCGAACCAGCAGCGGGACCGAGTTGGTCCTCGCGCGCGGTGATAAAGGCCCCTGGCTGCCCTTGCAGGCGGGCCAGCTTTACACCGCGCGGGTGCAGTCCGTGCGGCACGACGGCGACACGGCTTTTGATAGCCAGACGATGGCGCTTTCACTTGGCCCTGCTCTGGCCGCCACAGCCCCTGCATTGCAACCCGGAAACTTTTTGCAGATTTCAACCGAGACTGTTCCTGACCTTTCCGGAGTCCAGACCGCCATCGGCGGCGGGCCGGCCCTGGTGCATCACGGGCGAGTAATGCAATGGAGCGGCATCATTCATGTCCGCCATCCCCGCAGCGCCATTGGCTGGAATAAGAATTTCATTTTCCTCGTCGAGGTGGATGGACGCCAAACCGAGGTGTCGCTCGGGATGACCTTTCCAGAACTGGCCGATTACCTGGTAAAATTGGGTTGCGACGAAGCGATGAATTTTGATGGCGGCGGCTCGGCGACTCTTTGGGCGCTGGGTGACGTGCGGAACAGCCCCAGCGAAGGGCGCGAACGGCCTGCAGCCAATGCGCTGGTTGTGCTCAAGAAAAAAAAGCCGAAGAATTGA
- a CDS encoding phosphodiester glycosidase family protein yields MLAILALFLTASGLVFGGPLPVESTGAALLYTNYQAPEVPWSIHIVRVARGSPQYELHSRHAGGGVLGLSTLSAQAKAINPVLGRAVAAINGGFYQRDKTYAGVPRGLQIQDGELLHGPTGEPAFWIDSQGEPRTTNVTSFFQVVWPGNVATGIALNDDGSKAPLVLYTPAIGPSTHTSGGRELMLERAGRGPWLPLEIGRTYRARVREVHGGGDSPIAAGILVLSMNQAMASRFTDISTGAVLRISLATFPNLRGARIALSAGPVLLRDGRRQKVGADITQEYEFSSMLEQHPRSAIGWNQDFFFLVEVDGRQKELSVGMTLDELSRWLLKLGCEDALNLDGGGSATLWFKGQVRNSPCDHYERTIANSLIVVERASAKGTISAAKAQAKE; encoded by the coding sequence ATGTTAGCGATCCTGGCGCTCTTTTTGACCGCTTCGGGCCTGGTTTTTGGCGGCCCATTGCCCGTGGAATCCACTGGCGCCGCGCTCCTCTACACCAATTATCAGGCGCCCGAGGTCCCCTGGTCCATCCATATTGTGCGCGTCGCGCGCGGAAGCCCGCAGTACGAACTTCATTCGAGGCACGCCGGCGGGGGAGTTCTAGGCTTAAGCACGCTGAGCGCGCAGGCAAAGGCAATCAACCCTGTTCTGGGCAGGGCTGTTGCGGCAATCAACGGAGGGTTTTATCAGAGAGACAAAACCTACGCGGGCGTCCCGCGCGGGCTGCAGATACAAGATGGGGAGTTGTTGCATGGGCCAACCGGCGAGCCGGCATTCTGGATAGACAGCCAAGGCGAGCCGCGCACAACCAATGTGACCTCTTTCTTTCAGGTCGTTTGGCCGGGAAACGTGGCCACTGGCATTGCGTTGAATGATGATGGCTCCAAGGCGCCCTTGGTGCTCTACACCCCGGCGATAGGACCCTCGACTCATACCTCGGGAGGCCGCGAGCTGATGCTGGAGCGAGCAGGGCGCGGGCCATGGTTACCCCTGGAGATCGGCAGGACCTACCGGGCGCGAGTTCGCGAAGTTCATGGAGGGGGCGACTCGCCAATCGCAGCCGGGATTTTGGTCTTATCCATGAACCAGGCAATGGCTTCCCGGTTTACAGACATCTCGACCGGAGCCGTCTTGCGCATTTCGTTAGCCACCTTCCCAAATTTGCGCGGGGCCAGGATAGCTCTCAGCGCCGGTCCGGTCCTGCTGCGGGATGGGAGGCGCCAGAAGGTTGGCGCCGACATTACGCAGGAATATGAATTCAGCTCGATGCTTGAACAGCATCCTCGCTCGGCAATCGGGTGGAACCAGGACTTCTTTTTTTTAGTCGAAGTAGATGGACGCCAAAAGGAACTCTCGGTGGGAATGACTCTCGACGAATTATCGCGCTGGCTTTTGAAGCTGGGTTGCGAAGACGCACTCAACCTCGATGGCGGCGGTTCGGCGACCTTGTGGTTCAAAGGCCAGGTCCGTAACAGCCCCTGCGATCATTACGAGCGAACGATTGCCAACTCGCTGATCGTGGTGGAGAGGGCCAGCGCCAAAGGAACAATTTCTGCCGCCAAGGCGCAGGCCAAGGAATAG